The following proteins come from a genomic window of Lolium rigidum isolate FL_2022 chromosome 5, APGP_CSIRO_Lrig_0.1, whole genome shotgun sequence:
- the LOC124653418 gene encoding classical arabinogalactan protein 2-like, which yields MARKLVCPLSLTLLALVVAAAWMCALPPSSAAPDTTSPPPTTMAAAAGDSLPVPAAAGVVPAGSTTTIPTPAEATTPATATASKKFPLAPPDVVEPAAGVITALPVPVPETLPSAEGLGFGPNGFGTNGGFGGGGCCGGYGYNGGLGYGNGFFNSAPARRLRLRDGLAPLLVAGVAAMFYV from the coding sequence ATGGCACGAAAGCTCGTGTGCCCTCTGAGCCTCACACTGCTCGCActcgtcgtggccgcggcatggaTGTGCGCGCTGCCGCCAAGCTCGGCTGCCCCCGACACGACGTCACCGCCGCCGACGACCATGGCTGCCGCGGCCGGAGACAGCCTGCCCGTGCCAGCTGCGGCAGGTGTGGTGCCGGCGGGTTCAACAACGACCATACCCACACCTGCTGAGGCGACAACGCCGGCCACAGCGACGGCGTCCAAGAAGTTCCCGTTGGCTCCGCCGGACGTCGTAGAGCCGGCGGCCGGGGTGATCACGGCGCTGCCTGTGCCGGTGCCGGAGACGCTTCCCAGCGCAGAAGGTCTCGGGTTCGGCCCGAACGGGTTCGGCACCAACggaggcttcggcggcggcggatgctGCGGCGGGTACGGGTACAATGGGGGGCTTGGCTACGGTAACGGCTTCTTCAACTCGGCGCCCGCGAGAAGATTGAGGCTAAGAGATGGCTTGGCGCCTCTGCTCGTTGCTGGCGTAGCAGCCATGTTTTACGTGTGA